TTGACCTGGAATATCGGGAAGTAAGTGCTGAGGCGTCTTCCCGCATAATCTTCGGCCAGTTGTGGGATGTAATCCCAACCATATTCTTCGCCGGCCAGTGGCGGCAACCACCCTTTCTCTTCGGCGAAGTGCATGGCTTCGACGCCTTCCGAGTAACGCGCGTAGTGCGTGTGGACATGAGTGTGCCAACTCATGCACTCGATGGCGCGGACGGTCGAGAGCTTCATACCGGCTTTCCACCCGGCGGTGGTAATTACGCCCCGGCGGGAGAGCGCCTTCAGTGTCGCCCGCCAGACGGGGGCACCGATGTAGTCGGCGAATATGGAGACGCCCGCCCCGCCGGTCTTCTGCTGGACGAGGTTGAGAAACACTTCTTCGGCTGCCAGGTAAGCTTGCTGGTACTCCTTGTCCGCGGCGTATCGCCTCTCATCAAACTCCAGGTTGATGAACTGACGCCGATCAATCGGGGTGATCCCCATCCGGCTGATCTTCCCGAGCCGCTTTTCGTCCGAAGAGATCATTGCCGCCTCGCAGCCAAACCACTTGGCCAGTGACAGTTCCGCCAGCGAGACGCCGCCGCCCCAGCCCCAAACGATGGGCCTCTGCTCCTGGGCTTCATCCGTCTGCAACCTCCAGCAGCCATACGCCTGTTTCCAGTTGGCCCACGCCGTGATGTAACGGAGGGAGAAAGCGGCCCACTGCTGGAGCGAGTGACGAGTCTTATGCGGAATGGCGATCACTTGCCTGCTGTGCAGTTTGATGCGCTTGGCAAGCACGCCCATCGTTTGAGGCGCATCATAAGCAAGGATCTTTTCGGGGTAGCCGAAACGGTCCCAGATGCCATTGCAGAACACGATGCAGAGGTCGCCGGGGTTGACGGTCTTGACGGCCTCGCCGACCTGCAAAATTCTGACCACGCCGGCGTTGCCGATGACGACCTCCGCTTCGCCCCGATGCCGGCAAACGTCTATGGGTGCGCGCTCCAGCGCATGCGCCATGTTTGCTTCCCAGCAGCCATAAATCGGCTCGGCAAGGACTTCATCCTCGGTGATGTTGCTGAAAGAGAATGGCCCTCTTCTCAGTCGCGCCGGCTCCGGCTTGGCCGCAGCCTGGCGTGCGGGCCCCTGGTCGAGCATCCATGCATCTGTAGTTATCCCGGCCATGTGACTTCCCTCCTTGATTCGAGGTCGAGTGGAACAGTCATGAATTGATTGCACAAAAGTATTGCAGAACTGATGAGGCGGATTCAGAAGAGTGGGCGGGATCAGCGGCGCATTCACATACCGAAGGCACACGCTCCAACTGGCGTGAAGTCTACCGCTCGGCCACACGCGCACAGCGCGAACAGATCAATGGCCCAGTTGACGAAGAACGCCGTTACTCACATCGGAGCGCAATAATGGGGTCTACCTTCATTGCCCGGTAGGCAGGAATACAACAAGCCAGCAGCGCCGCGGTGATCAGAGACAACGCGATAACCGTAAAAGTCAGGGGGTCAGTCGGTTTGACGCCAAATAACAACTGCGACATAACCCGCGTCAGCGCGAAGCCGGCAACTAGGCCGATCCCGATTCCGGCCAGTGTGAGCGCCATGCCGTAGCCGAGGATGAGTTTCAACACATCGGCGCCCGAGGCGCCAAGCGCCATGCGTATGCCGATCTCATGCAGGCGCTCTTCGACCGAATTACTCATCACTCCGTAGATGCCGACCATCGCCAGAATCAACGCCACTCCAGCGAAGACGGTCAACAGAAACGTGCGAAAGCGCGGTTTGACGACCGCTTCCGAGATCACGGTTTCAAAAGTCCGAAGGCCATAGAACGGCTGATCCTTGTCGAGTGATCGCGGCGCGTGGCGCACAGCGGCGGCGACGCTCTCAGGGTTGCCGGTCGTTCGGATCATGAAGGCCATCGAGTCTCTGGGTTGCTGAGCGAAGGGCATATACATTTCCGAGACCGGATCGCCATCCAGGGCGCGGGGCTTGGTGTCTTTAACGACTCCAACAATCGTAGCCCAATCGTCTTCCTTCGGATTGCGGACATTCTTCGTCAGGCGTTGACCAATCGGATCTTCATCGGGGAAATAGAGCCGCGCGAGGGTCTCGTTGATGATGACCACTTTCTGCGCCGTTTTCACGTCATGCTCATCAAACGGTCGGCCCTGCAAAACCGGGATCTCCATGGCATGAAAGTAATCGGGGCTGATGGCGTTGTAGAAGGCGCTGGGCTGGTTGGCCAGGTCGGACGGTCGCCCTTTGATGGCGAAGCTCTGATTCGCATAGTCCTCATTTGGGCCGATTGGGATATGTGACCTGATCGCTACGGACTCGACGCCAGGTAGTGCTTTGATCTGGCCGATAAGCTCGTTGAAGAAGGCGATGACCGATTCGTCTGTTTCATAGTTCGGCCCATTCAGGCTAATTTGAGTCGCCAGCAGGTTCTGGGGGTTGAATCCAGGATCGACCGCTTGCAGCTTGAGGAAGCTTCTCATCAACAGCCCGGCCCCGACCAGCAGCACGAAAGAAAGGACGATTTCAGAGACGACCAGTAAGGCCCGCAAGCGCCGAGGGCCGGCGCCACTCGTCGCGCTGCGCCCGCTCTCCTTGAGCGTCTCGTTGAGATCGGGCTGTGAAGCTTGCAGCGCCGGCACGAGGCCGAACACGACCCCCGCCAGCAGCGAAACCACCAGCGTGAAACCGAGCACGCGGCCATCTACCACCACTTCTTTAAGGCGCGGCAGGTCTGCCGGGCCAAACGCGCTGAGCAGATAAACTCCCCACAACGCGAGCAGCAGGCCGGCGGCGCTGCCCAGGGTCGAGAGCAGTAGGCTCTCAGTAAGTAACTGCCGCAGGAGCCTTGAGCGAGCGGCGCCGAGTGCGATGCGAATGGCAATCTCTTTGCGCCGACTGGTGGCGCGCGCGAGCAGCATGTTAGCGACGTTGGCCGAAGCAATCAGCAAGACGAGCGCGACCGCGCCGAGCAGCACCAGCAAGGCCAGCTTTAGATCGCCCACGATCTGCTCTTGCAAGGGAACGAGTCTCAATCCATGAAGCTTATTGGCGTCCGGGTACTCTGCCGCTAGCGCGCTGGCAATGACATCCATATTCGCTTGCGCTTGCTGGTGTGTCACGCCGGGCTTGAGGCGTGCCATGACGTTGAGGTAGTGGCCGCGGCGGTTGTTGAAACCGCCGCCGAGAGAGATAGGAATCCATACTTCCGTGTCGTTTGGCATCCCGGTCAAATCGGTGATTGGAGCAATGACGCCGACGACAGTAAAGCTCTGGTTATTGAGACTGATCCCCTGGCCGATCATCTGCGGATCGGCGTTGAACCGTCGTCGCCACAACGGCTCACTTATCACGGCACTGAAGGCTTTATTTGGGTAGTCCTCTTCCGGCAAGAGCACACGGCCTGCGATTGGCTGAATGCCGAGCATCGAGAAGAAAGCAGGTGAAACGACGGAGCCGTGGATTCGTTCAGGCTCAGCGACGCCCGTCAGGTTGAGTTCCGCATCCGCATAACCGGCAATCGCCTCGAAGACATCATTTTGATCCCGCCAGTCCGCGAAGTTCGGGTAGGAAGCAGTTACCGAGTTTTGGCCACGCTCGCTGAAGACTTCCCATACTTGAACCAGTCGCTCCGAATTGTTGAAGGGCAAGGGACGCAGCATCAGCGCGTTGACGATGCTGAAGATGGCGCTGTTCGCTCCGATGCCAAGCGCCAGCGTAATCACCGCAATCGCCGTGAAGCCCGGGTTTTTCAACAACATTCGCCCTCCATAGCGGAGGTCCTGCCGCGCTTCTTCTATGAAATGGATGCCGTTACGCATATTAGCCCTTTCGCTGCGTGATTCCTTCGGGATATTCTCCTCGACCGCACGCAATGTAATTCTTTATTCTGTCAGATGTCAAGTAGGTCAATATGTAGAGAGAATACAGGGGTTTCCGGCCTGCGTCTTTCTATTGGCGCGGGCCGCTACTCCGGCACTCCGGTCTTGCATTCCGGCGTCTCAGCGGGGTTGTTGCCGCTGCCCCGCAGGCGAGTTATGTCGAACAATTCTGACTGGCCGGCTTCCGTATTCTCGTCTTCATCCCAGATGCGCCGCATACTGGCGCTGCTCGCCAATAGTTCATTAAGAGTGCCGCGCGCGACAACTCGTCCATCCTCAAGCAGAAGGATCTGCGTCGCCCTGCGCAAAGCAGGTCGGCGATGACTCACGACCAGACACGCGGCTTCGCGTTCGCTCAACAGGCTGCGCCAAAGTTGCTGCTCCGTCGCTACATCTAAGGCGCTCGAAAGATCGTCAAAAATCAAAAGGTCCGCGCCACATGCGAACATCCGCGCCGCGCTAGCGCGCTGGACCTGGCCGCCCGACAGCTTCACACCGCGTGCGCCGACGACTGTATCTACGCCGTTCTCCAGTATAGCCAGATCAGGCCCCATCGCCGCCCACTCTAGAGCGAGCAGCAGATGATCGTCGCGTGAATCGCCCAACAATACGTTATCGCGCAGGGTGTCGCTGAATAGCCGAGGGATTTGTGCCGCGTAGCTCGAATTCGGCGGTGTGAAGAATGTCGCGGGATCGTCAATCAACTCGCCATTCCAATAGACCCGGCCAGCCGCCTTCGGCAGCAGCCCTTGGAGCGCCCGAATCAAGGTCGTTTTGCCCGCACCGATGCGGCCCGTCACAACGACGAAATCGCCGTGCCTGAGCGAGAAGCTCACGTCGTTGATTCCCACCTGCGTACCCGGATAGTGGTAGCTCAATCCCACCACCTCAAGCGTCTCCAGACGGGTTCCATGCCGCGGCTCAGGCGCAAAGGACGTGAGCGGCCCGTTCAGGACGAGCGGCGCAGGATTGACGAGTTGATACTCCGGCGCGTCAACCATCAGACTTTCTATCCGGTCCGTCGAAACGCTAACCCTGCGGTGTTGAGCCAGCATGCTGCCAATGACGGTCAGAATGTGGTTCACCCGCGGCAGCAACTGAATGAAGACCGCAAGGTCGCCGACGGTAAATGTACCGCGCCCAATCTTCAACGTAGCCGCCGTCAGCATAAACCCGATGCCGATATAAATAAGACCGTTGAATAGGCTGCGAGTCATCTCGGTCATCAGCACATCGGTGAGGGCGCGTTTTCGGCGTTCCTGGCTTATTGATCGAAAGTGCGCCGTCATCGCATCTTCTTCGCCCGCGACTTTGACGGCCTGCACGGCGGCGAAGGTCTCGCCGATAAAGTCGGTGACGCGCCCCGTCGTTTCGCGCGTCCGCTGGCGGAGTCGACGAATGACCGGTGAGAGACTGCGTATCAACAGCGTCATTCCGAATAGCGGCGTACAGACGATGGCCGCGATCCCGGGATCAATCCAGAAAAGAAACGCGATGGCGCAGACGCCATAGATAAGAAAGCCCCAGATATCAACCCAACTCTCGACGTACGAGGCAATTTCTTCGACGTCGTCACGGAAACGAGTCACGGCGCCAGCCGGCGACTCCGGTAATACGCGCGACCCTCGCGCGGTCATCAGATAGTCGAGCAGATTTCGCCGGAGGAATGCTTCAACCCTGAGGTAGTAGCGGGTGAAGAGACGGAAAGAAACGACAAAGGCGATCTGGCGCAAGGCATAAGCCGAAGCCAGAATCACGACTAAGGTCCAGGGATTGTACCCCACTGACGCCTTGCCCGAGAGCGTGTCAAAGATCATCTTCACCAGTAAGGCT
The DNA window shown above is from Blastocatellia bacterium and carries:
- a CDS encoding zinc-binding alcohol dehydrogenase family protein, which translates into the protein MAGITTDAWMLDQGPARQAAAKPEPARLRRGPFSFSNITEDEVLAEPIYGCWEANMAHALERAPIDVCRHRGEAEVVIGNAGVVRILQVGEAVKTVNPGDLCIVFCNGIWDRFGYPEKILAYDAPQTMGVLAKRIKLHSRQVIAIPHKTRHSLQQWAAFSLRYITAWANWKQAYGCWRLQTDEAQEQRPIVWGWGGGVSLAELSLAKWFGCEAAMISSDEKRLGKISRMGITPIDRRQFINLEFDERRYAADKEYQQAYLAAEEVFLNLVQQKTGGAGVSIFADYIGAPVWRATLKALSRRGVITTAGWKAGMKLSTVRAIECMSWHTHVHTHYARYSEGVEAMHFAEEKGWLPPLAGEEYGWDYIPQLAEDYAGRRLSTYFPIFQVNPL
- a CDS encoding ABC transporter permease, yielding MRNGIHFIEEARQDLRYGGRMLLKNPGFTAIAVITLALGIGANSAIFSIVNALMLRPLPFNNSERLVQVWEVFSERGQNSVTASYPNFADWRDQNDVFEAIAGYADAELNLTGVAEPERIHGSVVSPAFFSMLGIQPIAGRVLLPEEDYPNKAFSAVISEPLWRRRFNADPQMIGQGISLNNQSFTVVGVIAPITDLTGMPNDTEVWIPISLGGGFNNRRGHYLNVMARLKPGVTHQQAQANMDVIASALAAEYPDANKLHGLRLVPLQEQIVGDLKLALLVLLGAVALVLLIASANVANMLLARATSRRKEIAIRIALGAARSRLLRQLLTESLLLSTLGSAAGLLLALWGVYLLSAFGPADLPRLKEVVVDGRVLGFTLVVSLLAGVVFGLVPALQASQPDLNETLKESGRSATSGAGPRRLRALLVVSEIVLSFVLLVGAGLLMRSFLKLQAVDPGFNPQNLLATQISLNGPNYETDESVIAFFNELIGQIKALPGVESVAIRSHIPIGPNEDYANQSFAIKGRPSDLANQPSAFYNAISPDYFHAMEIPVLQGRPFDEHDVKTAQKVVIINETLARLYFPDEDPIGQRLTKNVRNPKEDDWATIVGVVKDTKPRALDGDPVSEMYMPFAQQPRDSMAFMIRTTGNPESVAAAVRHAPRSLDKDQPFYGLRTFETVISEAVVKPRFRTFLLTVFAGVALILAMVGIYGVMSNSVEERLHEIGIRMALGASGADVLKLILGYGMALTLAGIGIGLVAGFALTRVMSQLLFGVKPTDPLTFTVIALSLITAALLACCIPAYRAMKVDPIIALRCE
- a CDS encoding ABC transporter ATP-binding protein, whose product is MTTTGYMLRLFAWRKAEFVKTCLAWTVYHVTPLAQALLVKMIFDTLSGKASVGYNPWTLVVILASAYALRQIAFVVSFRLFTRYYLRVEAFLRRNLLDYLMTARGSRVLPESPAGAVTRFRDDVEEIASYVESWVDIWGFLIYGVCAIAFLFWIDPGIAAIVCTPLFGMTLLIRSLSPVIRRLRQRTRETTGRVTDFIGETFAAVQAVKVAGEEDAMTAHFRSISQERRKRALTDVLMTEMTRSLFNGLIYIGIGFMLTAATLKIGRGTFTVGDLAVFIQLLPRVNHILTVIGSMLAQHRRVSVSTDRIESLMVDAPEYQLVNPAPLVLNGPLTSFAPEPRHGTRLETLEVVGLSYHYPGTQVGINDVSFSLRHGDFVVVTGRIGAGKTTLIRALQGLLPKAAGRVYWNGELIDDPATFFTPPNSSYAAQIPRLFSDTLRDNVLLGDSRDDHLLLALEWAAMGPDLAILENGVDTVVGARGVKLSGGQVQRASAARMFACGADLLIFDDLSSALDVATEQQLWRSLLSEREAACLVVSHRRPALRRATQILLLEDGRVVARGTLNELLASSASMRRIWDEDENTEAGQSELFDITRLRGSGNNPAETPECKTGVPE